A stretch of the Vigna radiata var. radiata cultivar VC1973A chromosome 7, Vradiata_ver6, whole genome shotgun sequence genome encodes the following:
- the LOC106768491 gene encoding uncharacterized protein LOC106768491 — protein MIFCWGKAWFAKWFCCSSGLLQETGNIEAEFEKIGTERVLKEFLTYRNPGPLYLPEGKAFDRPIQTPSWLSQEECDYYVSKYDKTGFTGGFNYYRNLDLNWELTAPWTGAKVKVPVKFIVGDLDLTYNSPGAKDYIHKGGLKRDVPLLEDVVVIQGAGHFVHQERPDEITKHIYDFVKKF, from the exons ATGATTTTTTGTTGGGGCAAAGCATGGTTTGCAAAGTGGTTTTGTTGCTCAAGTGGATTATTGCAGGAGACTGGGAATATAGAAGCTGAGTTTGAGAAGATTGGCACTGAAAGAGTCCTGAAGGAGTTCCTGACATACCGCAATCCTGGTCCACTTTATCTACCTGAGGGTAAAGCCTTTGATCGTCCAATTCAAACTCCCTCATGGCTATCTCAAGAAGAATGTGATTACTATGTTAGTAAATATGACAAGACTGGTTTCACAGGGGGGTTTAACTACTACAGAAATTTGGATCT AAATTGGGAGCTCACAGCACCGTGGACTGGTGCTAAAGTTAAAGTTCCTGTTAAgtttattgtgggtgatcttgACCTGACCTATAATTCACCAGGAGCCAAGGATTACATTCACAAAGGTGGGTTGAAGAGAGATGTGCCCCTTCTAGAGGATGTAGTTGTAATTCAAGGGGCGGGTCACTTCGTTCATCAAGAAAGGCCTGATGAGATCACCAAACACATCTACGATTTCGTTaagaaattctaa
- the LOC106768490 gene encoding pentatricopeptide repeat-containing protein At2g13420, mitochondrial-like, whose product MLQHAMVALLKLRQSSFLSPFFLRRFCSVPPPPSESKDAELVSNLLLQHHNPFHATESSLQLHGVTLTPDLLFQTLLRLKNHSKIALSLFHFAKTLPNPPLTYDSYTLLIDSVAKVRQFDVAWQLIVEMAQRNLHPTSATFLTLIRRLIAAGLTRQAVRAFHDIDAFAKTTPDDFCFLLDTLCKYGYVRLAVEVFNTNRTAFPPNVKMYTVLIYGWCKLGKVKIAQTFLNEMIKRGIEPNVVTYNVLLNGVCRKVSLHPEERFERTIRNAEEVFDQMRKNRIEPDVTSFSILLHVYSRAHKPELVLDKLRLMKEKGIFPNVVMYTSVIKCLASCGRLEDAERLLEEMVKDGVSPCAATYNCFFKEYRGRKDAESALRMLKRMKEDGFCAPSSHTYVILIRMFLRLGKIRVVKEIWEDMKATGAGPDLDLYTALIHGLCERQNWREACHYFVEMIENGFLPLRGTFETLYRGLIQANMLRTWRRLKKKLDEESIAFGSEFQSYHLKPYRR is encoded by the coding sequence ATGTTACAACACGCTATGGTGGCCTTACTAAAACTCCGTCAAAGTTCCTTCCTTTCTCCGTTCTTCCTCCGCCGCTTCTGTTCCGTTCCACCGCCACCAAGTGAATCCAAAGACGCCGAATTGGTGTCGAATCTCCTGCTGCAGCACCACAACCCCTTCCACGCCACCGAATCGAGCCTCCAGCTCCACGGCGTCACCCTCACCCCCGACCTTCTCTTCCAAACCCTCCTCCGCCTCAAGAACCATTCCAAGATAGCCCTCTCCCTCTTCCACTTCGccaaaaccctccccaacccccCTCTCACCTACGACTCCTACACGCTCCTCATCGATTCTGTCGCCAAGGTTCGCCAATTCGACGTCGCATGGCAACTCATCGTCGAAATGGCCCAGCGCAACCTCCATCCAACCTCCGCCACCTTCCTAACCCTAATTCGCCGCCTCATAGCGGCCGGCCTCACTCGCCAGGCGGTACGCGCCTTCCACGACATTGACGCCTTTGCCAAAACGACTCCCGACGACTTCTGCTTCCTGCTCGACACGCTCTGCAAGTACGGCTACGTCAGACTCGCCGTCGAGGTTTTCAACACAAACCGAACCGCTTTCCCTCCCAACGTGAAAATGTACACGGTTTTGATCTACGGGTGGTGCAAGCTGGGGAAGGTTAAAATCGCGCAAACGTTTCTGAACGAAATGATTAAGCGAGGGATTGAGCCTAATGTTGTTACTTATAACGTTTTGTTGAATGGGGTTTGTAGGAAGGTGAGTTTGCACCCTGAAGAGAGGTTTGAGAGGACTATAAGGAACGCAGAGGAGGTGTTTGATCAAATGCGTAAGAACAGGATTGAGCCAGATGTGACTAGCTTTTCGATTTTGCTTCATGTTTATAGCCGCGCGCATAAGCCGGAGTTGGTGCTTGATAAGCTGAGgttgatgaaggagaaagggatTTTTCCCAATGTGGTGATGTATACCTCGGTTATCAAGTGTCTTGCTTCGTGTGGGAGGCTTGAGGACGCAGAGAGGTTGCTTGAGGAGATGGTGAAGGATGGAGTGAGTCCATGTGCCGCAACGTACAATTGCTTCTTCAAGGAGTATAGAGGAAGGAAGGATGCTGAGAGTGCGTTGAGGATGCTCAAGAGGATGAAGGAGGATGGGTTCTGTGCGCCGAGCTCGCACACCTATGTGATTTTGATTAGGATGTTTTTGAGGTTGGGCAAGATCAGAGTTGTGAAGGAAATATGGGAGGATATGAAGGCCACTGGGGCGGGGCCGGATTTAGATTTGTACACGGCTTTGATACATGGGTTGTGTGAGAGGCAGAACTGGAGGGAGGCTTGCCATTATTTTGTTGAGATGATAGAGAATGGGTTTCTTCCTCTGAGAGGTACCTTTGAGACCCTTTACAGGGGGCTCATTCAGGCTAATATGTTGAGGACTTGgaggagattgaagaagaaGCTTGATGAAGAATCGATAGCTTTTGGTTCAGAGTTTCAGAGTTACCACTTGAAACCTTATAGGAGATAA